Genomic segment of Drosophila simulans strain w501 chromosome 2R, Prin_Dsim_3.1, whole genome shotgun sequence:
AACGAACCAACTCGTTTTAATCTTTTGACCATTGGGACTAtgttaattagtttaaaatgGTAACATTTGAAATGATAGTTTCCACACGTGTAAGccattttcaaaacaaatgtgCATCAAGAAACTGAATCGCGGCATAATGGAAAGTCATGCTGAATGCCCATAAATGAGTTTCAAATTTGGGAGATAATGTCGTCATAGGCTGCTTACTATTTGTGAGATACAAAGTGCGAGAGACTGAGAACTGTCTGCCGCGACCGGTTGGAGTATTTAAGCAGAGAGTCTTGAGGTTTCTACTCAAATCCGATTCACTCGCTGCACCGATCGGTTGTCTGTGGTCGCATTCAAAATGTGGATCGTACTGTGCGCTTTTCTTGCCCTTCCGCTGTTCTTGGTGACCTATTTCGAGTTTGGACTACTGCGGCGAAAGCGAATGCTGAACAAGTTCCAGGGCCCAAGTATGCTGCCTTTGGTGGGCAATGCCCATCAGATGGGAAAGACTCCCACAGGTAGGTGCTCCATCCGGACAATCTAGACAAATCTCAATGTGTGGGATCAAAGTCTCCTCTAGATAACGTCGCTCGATAGGTGTCTGATCATATAACAATTGTGTACGAATGATAACACTGAGACTTTAATAGTAATTTGGCCCGATCCGTGTGATTTAAATATACTAAAGGTCACTGCAGTGCCGCTCAGATGGGATTAACTAATCAATTCTTCTCAGGGGAAGTCATCAGTCGTTATTTGCTGTATTGAAAACTATGACTTCTATCTAATTGTAGAGCAAGTAATCTTAATATAATTCGTTTTATCTTCGCTCTCCAGAGATTTTGAACCGATTTTTTGGCTGGTGGCATGAGTACGGCAAGGATAACTTTCGTTATTGGATAGGCTACCACTCGAATATTATGGTCACTAGTCCCAAATACATGGAGGTGAGTGTGACATGTTAATATCGCTAGGGCGAGGATGGTACAATGCAGCTTTTGCGCAGTTTATACTTAGCAGTCAGACTCTGATATCCAAGTCCGATGTATATGATCTCACTCACCCATGGCTGGGATTAGGCCTCCTCACCAGTACTGGCAGCAAATGGCACAAACACCGGAAGATGATAACCCCAGCCTTCCACTTCAACATCCTGCGGGACTTTCACGAAGTGATGAACGAGAACTCCTCCAAGTTCATAGATCAGCTGAAGAAGGTGGCAGACGGAGGCAACATCTTCGACTTCCAGGAAGAGGTACATTACTTGACTTTGGACGTTATTTGCGATACAGCGATGGGCGTGTCCATCAATGCCATGGAGAACCGAAGTTCCTCCGTTGTGCAGGCCTTTAAAGAGTATGTATTGTGGGATTATTACCACTTATTACCACTTCCTACAGATTTACatcaatttttgtttacttgtAGTATTACCTACACCATTAAGATGAGAGCCTTCAGTCCGTGGAAGCGCAACGAATACCTCTTTCGCTTTGCTCCTGAATATCCAGAATATAGTAAAACTCTGAAAACCCTGCAGGACTTTACCAATGAGATAATAGCGAAGAGAATCGAAGTCCGAAAATCAGGGCTTGAAGACGACATCAAGGCTGATGAGTTCTCCCGCAAGAAAAT
This window contains:
- the LOC6739351 gene encoding probable cytochrome P450 4e1 yields the protein MWIVLCAFLALPLFLVTYFEFGLLRRKRMLNKFQGPSMLPLVGNAHQMGKTPTEILNRFFGWWHEYGKDNFRYWIGYHSNIMVTSPKYMEFILSSQTLISKSDVYDLTHPWLGLGLLTSTGSKWHKHRKMITPAFHFNILRDFHEVMNENSSKFIDQLKKVADGGNIFDFQEEVHYLTLDVICDTAMGVSINAMENRSSSVVQAFKDITYTIKMRAFSPWKRNEYLFRFAPEYPEYSKTLKTLQDFTNEIIAKRIEVRKSGLEDDIKADEFSRKKMAFLDTLLSSTVDGRPLTSQELYEEVSTFMFEGHDTTTSGVGFAVYLLSRHPDEQEKLFKEQCDVMGSSELGRDATFQEISTMKHLDLFIKEAQRLYPSVPFIGRFTEKDYVIDGDIVPKGTTLNLGLLMLGYNDRVFKDPHKFQPERFDREKPGPFEYVPFSAGPRNCIGQKFALLEIKTVVSKIIRNFEVLPALDELVSKDGYISTTLGLPPEEKKSRDAHIHKYDPILSASMTLKSENGLHLRMKPRLV